Proteins from one Acidobacteriota bacterium genomic window:
- a CDS encoding phosphoketolase family protein → MPEPNRAKAPSKAKTAATLTPDELRKVDAYWRACNYLSVGMLYLQENPLLRTPLKPEHIKNRLLGHWGSDPGQSFTWVHLNRLIKKYDLNLIYLSGPGHGAPATLSNCYLEGVYSEVYPDKSEDEAGMEKFFKQFSFPGGIGSHCTPETPGSIHEGGELGYSLSHGFGAAFDNPDLIVTVVVGDGEAETGPLATSWHSNKFLDPVRDGAVLPVLHLNGYKIANPTILARIPHDELEALFFGYGWKPYFVEGDDPKAMHQTMAEVAERCIIEIRDIQTKARKTSLKKVERPRWPMIVLRTPKGWTGPKEVDGHKVEGFWRAHQIPILDPKTSPKHLKQVEQWLKSYKAEELFDKDGRLIEELREMAPKGTRRITGNPHANGGLLRKPLDLPDFRDYAIKVKKPGQIEVSPTYTLGGFLRDVIKRNMTNFRVFGPDETASNKLQLMYEATSKTWLAEIFPEDADGTDIAPDGRVMEMLSEHTLEGWFEGYVLTGRHGFLSSYEAFVHIIDSMFNQHAKWLEKSKLELRWRAPISSLNLLISSLVWRQDHNGFTHQDPGFLDVVANKSPHVTRIYLPPDANCLLSVADHCLRSTNYVNVIVADKAPHLQYLDMDEAIKHCTKGIGIWDFASTDAGSEPDAVIACAGDIPTAEALAATAILREHCPGLKIRFVNVVDLFRLMPESEHPHGLSDREFDSLFTIDKPVIFNFHAYAALIHKFTYRRRNHDNIHVRGYKERGNINTPLELAILNQIDRFDIAIDVIDRVPKLQVTAAHTKELLKNKIIESVNYAHKHGIDHKNITDWKWPL, encoded by the coding sequence ATGCCGGAACCAAATCGCGCAAAAGCCCCCTCAAAGGCGAAGACCGCCGCCACACTCACGCCTGACGAACTGCGCAAGGTGGATGCCTACTGGCGAGCCTGCAACTATCTTTCGGTCGGTATGCTCTACCTGCAGGAGAACCCTCTCCTTCGCACTCCGCTAAAACCCGAGCACATCAAGAACCGCCTGCTGGGCCACTGGGGCTCCGATCCCGGGCAGTCGTTTACGTGGGTGCATCTCAACCGGCTGATCAAGAAGTACGACCTCAACCTGATCTACCTGTCGGGCCCAGGTCATGGCGCGCCTGCGACGCTGTCGAACTGCTATCTCGAAGGCGTGTACTCGGAGGTGTATCCCGACAAGAGTGAGGACGAGGCCGGGATGGAGAAGTTCTTCAAGCAGTTCTCGTTCCCCGGCGGGATTGGAAGCCACTGCACGCCGGAGACACCGGGCTCGATCCACGAGGGCGGCGAACTCGGCTACTCGCTCTCGCACGGCTTCGGCGCGGCCTTCGACAATCCCGACCTGATCGTCACAGTCGTCGTCGGAGATGGCGAAGCCGAGACTGGTCCGCTTGCCACAAGCTGGCACTCGAACAAGTTCCTCGATCCAGTCCGCGATGGCGCGGTGCTGCCTGTGCTTCATCTCAATGGATACAAGATCGCAAACCCCACGATCCTCGCGCGCATTCCGCACGATGAGCTAGAGGCGCTCTTCTTCGGCTACGGCTGGAAGCCTTACTTCGTCGAAGGCGACGACCCAAAGGCGATGCACCAGACGATGGCTGAAGTCGCCGAGCGCTGCATCATCGAGATTCGCGATATTCAAACAAAGGCGCGCAAAACTTCGTTGAAGAAAGTAGAGCGTCCGCGCTGGCCCATGATTGTCCTGCGCACACCCAAGGGCTGGACCGGCCCCAAAGAAGTCGACGGCCACAAGGTGGAAGGCTTCTGGCGCGCACACCAGATTCCAATCCTCGATCCCAAGACCAGCCCCAAACACCTGAAGCAGGTGGAACAGTGGTTGAAGAGCTACAAGGCCGAAGAGCTCTTCGACAAAGATGGCCGCCTGATCGAAGAGTTGCGCGAGATGGCTCCCAAGGGAACACGCCGCATTACTGGAAACCCGCACGCCAACGGCGGACTGTTGCGCAAGCCCCTCGACCTTCCCGACTTCCGCGACTACGCCATCAAGGTGAAGAAGCCCGGACAGATCGAGGTGTCGCCCACCTACACGCTCGGCGGCTTTCTGCGCGATGTGATCAAGCGCAACATGACGAACTTCCGCGTCTTCGGCCCCGACGAGACGGCTTCCAACAAGCTGCAACTCATGTACGAGGCCACCAGCAAAACATGGCTTGCTGAGATCTTCCCCGAAGACGCCGACGGCACCGACATTGCACCCGACGGCCGCGTGATGGAGATGCTCTCCGAACATACGCTCGAAGGCTGGTTCGAAGGCTACGTTCTCACCGGGCGCCATGGCTTCCTGTCGAGTTACGAGGCCTTCGTTCACATCATCGATTCGATGTTCAACCAGCACGCCAAGTGGCTGGAGAAGAGCAAGCTCGAGCTTCGCTGGCGCGCTCCCATATCGTCGCTCAACCTGCTTATCAGTTCGCTCGTCTGGCGGCAGGACCACAACGGCTTCACCCACCAGGACCCCGGCTTTCTCGACGTGGTCGCCAACAAGAGCCCGCACGTTACGCGCATCTATCTTCCGCCCGACGCGAACTGCCTGCTCTCTGTCGCCGACCACTGCCTGCGCAGCACCAATTACGTCAACGTCATCGTCGCCGACAAGGCCCCGCACCTGCAGTATCTCGATATGGATGAGGCCATCAAGCACTGCACCAAAGGCATCGGCATCTGGGACTTCGCCTCGACCGATGCAGGCTCTGAACCCGACGCCGTGATCGCCTGCGCGGGCGATATTCCCACTGCGGAGGCACTCGCTGCAACCGCCATACTGCGCGAGCACTGCCCCGGCCTGAAGATCCGCTTCGTCAACGTGGTCGATCTCTTCCGGCTGATGCCGGAGAGCGAGCACCCGCACGGCCTCTCCGACCGCGAGTTCGACTCGCTCTTCACCATCGACAAGCCGGTCATCTTCAACTTCCATGCCTACGCGGCCCTCATCCACAAGTTCACCTACCGCCGCAGGAACCACGACAACATCCATGTGCGCGGCTACAAGGAACGTGGCAATATCAATACGCCGCTCGAACTGGCGATCCTCAACCAGATCGACCGCTTCGACATCGCCATCGACGTCATCGACCGCGTCCCCAAACTTCAGGTCACGGCCGCGCATACGAAGGAACTGCTGAAGAACAAGATCATCGAAAGCGTTAACTACGCCCATAAACACGGCATCGACCACAAGAACATCACCGACTGGAAGTGGCCGCTGTAG